cTTCCCTCGGCGCGcactccctcccctccgcccGTGGAGGCGGTTATAAGCGCCGCGCGGCGCCGTCGGGGCCAGCCACACTCCGGCCAGGGCGGCCGCTGCGCTCCGACATGCGGCcgctggggctgctgctgctgctggcggcgCTGGCGGGGGCCGGgctgccgccgccccccgccccgtcgtccccgccgccgcccccgtcCCCTCCGTCGGGGCCGGCGCCGCCGAGCGCGCAGTGCCTGGGGTCGCGGTGCTTCGCGCTGTTCTGGGAGGCGCGCAGCTTCGCGGGGGCGGGCGCGGGGTGCGCGGCGGGCGGGGGGCGGCTGCTGCGGGCGGCCTCGACGGtggaggcggaggcggcggcggtgctgcgcggcgggcgggcgggcggcgtgTGGCTGGGGCTGCGCCTGCCCGAGGGCCGCTGCGCCCAGGCGCGGCGCGGCCCGCTGCGCGGCTTCCAGTGGGCGGCGGGCGACGAGCGCAGCGACTACGAGGCGTGGGCGGGCGGCGGGCCGGCGGAGGGCGCCTGCGGGCCGCGCTGCGCCCTGGTCGGCGCCGCGCTGCGCTGGGAGGAGCGCGCCTGCGAGGCGCCCGCCGACGGCTTCCTGTGCGAGTACACCTACCCCGACGGCACCTGCGcgcccctcgccgccgccgccgccgcccgctacGCCACCCCCTTCGGGGCCCGCGACGGCGACCTGTCGGCCCTGCCGCCCGGCACCACCGCCCGCCTGCCCGGCCTGCCGCTCCGCCTGGTGTGCCGGGCGCGCCCCGACGGCGCCCCCCCCGCCTGGGCCGCCGCCGCGCCGGGCGCCTGGCCCTGCCGGCTGGCGGGCGGCGGCTGCGAGGGGCGCTGCCGGGAGGACGCGCAGGGGCGCCCCTCCTGCACCTGCCCCGAGGGGGCGGCCCTGGGCGCCGACGGCCGCAGCTGCCTCTCCCCCTGCGCCCGCCTGCGCTGCCAGCACCAGTGCGCGCCGCACGGGCCGCGGGCCGTCTGCCTGTGCCACGAGGGCTACCGGCTGGGCGCCGACGGGCGCAGCTGCCGGGACGTCGACGACTGCCTGGCCCAGCCGGGCCCCTGCGAGCAGAGGTGCGTCAACACGGCCGGCGGCTTCCTCTGCCGCTGCTTCGCCGGCTACACCCTGGTGGACGGCCGCTGCACCAAGAACGAGCACCTCTGCTTCTACTCCTCCTGCCAGCAGGACTGCCTGGTGGAGAACGGCACCTTGCGGTGCGCCTGCTTCGAGGGCTTCGCGCCGGACCCCGGGGACCCCCGGCGCTGCCTCCGCTTCTGCAACCGCTCGCGGTGCCCCGCCCAGTGCGACCCGCACACCGGAGACAGCTGCTATTGCCCCGACGGCTACATCATCGAGGAGCACGAGGACGGCGCCAAGGTCTGCACGGACATCGACGAGTGCGACGAAGGCTACTGCGACGGGGACTGCCGCAACCTCTTTGGCGGCTACGAGTGCGTCTCCGGAGGGCCCGGCCCGGCCTCGCAAAGGCCAGACTTCGAGGGCTCGGGGGACGCCACGCTTTTCTCCACCCAAAGGCCCCTTCCCACTTCTGTGCCGCCCAGGGGTGGCCGCAGCCCGGGGACCCTGGTGGCCATCGTCGTGAGCACGGTGCTCTCCTTCGTGGCGTTGGCGGCTGTTGTGTACTgtttcctgaaaaagctggacCCTCCGCAgaccaaagtggattacaaatgcCAGCAGCTGGAGACTGAAGTGGTGATGGAACCGGTCGGGCCGCAGAGCACCTCTTACAAACAGAAAATGTAGGGGAGGGGATCTCTTTGGCGGGTTGGCATTTATGCCTTGGTTGGCATAAGTTCTTTTCAAAACGGGGCAAAAATGGTCACCGGTTCCAGAAGAGTCTCCTGGCAGATTTAACTGGTATGGATTTATTTTTCTCGTGGTTGCCTGAAGgaactctggaaaaaaaaaacttattcttTCTTGACTTCCTGAGACATTGTTAATCCTGATGCACTGAAAACAGCGGCGATGGTGTTTGGTGCTGATGTCAAGGGAGGTCGCACAAGGGAACTAAGTCTTTGGTGTTCTGGGTCTTTTCTCCAGATAAAGCGTTAAGGATTTGTTCTTCTGCCAGACACGTTGAGGGCTGCATCTTTAGgacatctggtgaactggaagaAACCACGTATCCTTCGGATAAATCCagacacctttttttaaaaagacatttttcAGTTGCCAAAGATAATGCAATGTTTGCATTCTTGTGTTCCCTTcttggggttttgtgtgtgtgtgtgtgtgtgtgtgctgttgttTACGCTCCAACCTATGTATTATCCCTGTTATATTCTTGGTTGAGATTTGTTGCATTTTTTACACAGTAAAAACTTGCTTACTAAAGATCTTGTTGACAACTTTAAGAACTGTTGTGGGTATTGTACTTAGATTTACCAAATTGTGCAAGAACAGCTGTGTACTTAAAAGTGGCTGGCTATGTCTAATGGAGAACATATGAGggtttgagggtttttttgtttgtttgttttgcacgtGGTGTGGGTTACTTCTGTTTCCAGCGTTTTGGGTGGATACCCAAAGCATATCTTAAGGGTTTTTGCCAATGTCACAAATGTCAAATGCAAGAATGCCGCAGGGGTCTCTTCTTGACCTGCTTGGTGAAAATACATTAGGTGTTCCCGGGGGTGTGGGGGCGGATTGGGAAATTAAAGTAGCCTTGGAAACGTGCATCACTTCTGGCCCCCATTGCATGAAGTGTTGCTTTTGAACGGGCTTTCTAATTCTCCGAGGCAGGAGCTGCAAGGCAAGAAGGTGTGGGCCGCCCCTGTGCCCTCCTCGTGGCTGCTGCCCCCGCATCAAGTGAAGGGTGGTCCAGCCACAGGTGCAAGAGCATCTGCTACTTCTTCGACTCTTTGGGCCGCACTCCTGGGAAGGAAGAAGTGGGCAGCTGTGGCTGCCACTTAACAAAGATGATGCCCCAGGTGGGAATGCAGCAAAGAGGCAAAGAGTGATGGTGGCAGCAGGTGGTGTCTGCTACACACACCTGTGCCAGCTTCCTTAGGGGTCTACAGTGGCTGTTGACTCCTCGCCAGCTGCTgcttcaagtcacaactgacttatggcgaccctgtgggcttttcaaggcaagagatgttcagaggtggttggccactgcctgcctctgcactgcaaccctggaattgcttggtggtctcccatccaaatactaaccagggcagaccctgattagcttctgagatctgatgagctgtGGCTAGCCTGGGCTGAATTTTTCAATAGTGTGTTATCAAGCAGCATATTAAGCGTAGACAAACTTAGTGACGTTTAAATAATGAATGTATCTTTGAAAATGTGTTGTATCTGTCTCCAATACACACAGGAAAAGGCATTAATGCTCTAGTCTGTCTTACACAAAGATCTAAATAATACACCTCCTAAGTGAGTAAAACCTTATCTTAAAAAGCAGTTCATTCCAAAAGAGGAAATATCGtatagaagtcccccccccccatcgatcCCTGAGGTTTCCAATCTTTTCATCAGAAAAGCAGGGGGGGAGAGTCCTGGGTggatgggggaaacctggaaaaacccacctttccccccagtatttGTTTCCAGTCAGGTTTTCCATTTTCTGCCCTTAAAACATTGCCTGGAAGCTGCAATTGGTGCAGAAGTCAGTGGCCAAAGGGCTAACTGGTGTACCGGTAAGCTCAGGGAAGTATACCTACATTGAAAGAGCTTTCTTGGATGTTCCTGGCACCAGGATATTTAGTAGATCCCCCACTCCTATGTAGCTTGGCATCTatccctgatttaaaaaaagagttagAAACTGATTGTTTCATCATTATGAAAAGAAAGTCGGGCGCTTGTCAGTGACATGCTGATTGCATTTAAGGCTGGAAGTCTTAATTGTTGAGCTGCTGGATAAATCAAAGTTGGTTTATCAACTGGAGGCAATGTCACAGCAGTAGCCCTAAATGTTTCCATTAGTACTACTACTATATAATATAAACAAAAACTGAACAAAATGAACTTTTGAAAAATTATAACAAAGAAAAAATCCTTTTCTTACAACACATTCAGAGAATTCAAACAATTAGAAATAGTGAAGGCACAATCCTATACTTTGCAAGTTTGCCACAAATCAAGCGTACAGCAGTTTGTCAAGCTGTTAATTTATCCAATAACCTAGTCCTCCTAACCAtggttactcagaagtaagtcccagtgGGCACAGGGTGGCATTTTAGCTAATGATCAAATTTTTCTAAAAACCCAGAATACAAACCACATAATAACAGTACATATATGCATGCATAAAAAcaattctgtttttgtttcttttgaggTTGATTTCCAAAGCATCACATCATTTTGGTCACAGTTTAGTGTGTGTAACAGATATTCTATTATATTCATTTACAGGCAGGGTTGTCAGGCAATCACTGGGGGCAGCAGATGTCCTCTCCCCAGCTCCCATTTCCTGTCACTGCAtggagtggtggggggagaatgtAAAGGGAAAAAAGGCTACTGGGCCAATGGCATGTCATTTccagggcaaacccagaagtgatgccagtcACTGGGAATTCACTAGGAATTGtgggaaactttatggtaaaacagTAGAGTTtttttggcaaatcctagagaAGACTGGTGTCACTttgggtttccccagaagtgatattgtACCATCACAGATGTCCATGTCCCTACCCCCCCGTCTCCCACTGGTTGGCAGGCATGGCGGGGCAGCCCTACTTATAGGCAATAGTGTATTAATATACTTGGAGCTTACAAACTCTGAAAGCTGCTCTCTCTCTACCTCCCCTTTTCCACTGTAGCCCCCTGTGACGTGCAAAGAGGTATTGTTGAAGGATGGGAGGCCTTTGTTGCCAAAAAGCCAGGGGAGCTGTTGGGAGGAGGAAGAATGGGACAAAATTGCTTTCCCCCTTCCATGTTGCCAGTGCAGCCTCCTGCGCTCGAAAGAAGAAGAACAATCTCATCCCATTCCCCCTCATTTCAGCCCCTCCAAGCCTGATGACATTTTGTCTGAGGGTCCCCCAACCTCCCGGCAGTGACTTTTAACGGGTCATGGGGGAAGGTGAGGAAGATCTGCTTCTGCAGCTCTCCAGTCCCTGAGGTTCATAGGGTCCAACCTATTGTTAAGAAGGCAGTATTAACTGTTTTTCAAAACTGCGTTAAGTACATTGATCACCATTTTTCAAGATGCTTTTGTAACAAATGAGTGGCATCTTTTGTTTGCTAATTTGTAATTTACCCTCTCAGAAAGTCACTTTTCACTGGTGTTTTGGTCATAGCAGAATTTATTTGAATTAGTTAATTGGGTTAAGTCAATGGGGTACAgatgattaatcaactaaaaGCTCATTAATCAACAGATATCTCTAGTTATGagagccagtggtgtagtggttgtcagactaggacctgggaaacccaggtttgaatccctactctcagccctgaccctggctagtatttggaaagtagacctccaaggaatatcagggtagTGATGcagaggcacgcaatggcaaaccacctccgagcaTTCCTTccctacggagttgccataagtcagctgtgacttgacggcaacaaacaaaaacaagcaaacccTAGTTGCCTAATATACAAATTATGCCAAAATAGCATTAAGAAAGAACAATTAGTTGGGACTTGGCAGTCTTCTATGGATGCAGATCATTGCTCGCCCAGTGCCTATGGGGAGCAGTGCAGACCTGGCCCAATCTCCCTTTGGATCTCCTTCCCAAGGCTTAGTTTTCCCGAGACCCCTGGTTCCCAATAAACACAGAAGCGGTgaccacaactttattgttacagcaataggcattggcatggcattggggcGTGATCCTACACATCGTCCTGCCCGTTGCAGGCCGCTGATCAACCCTCCCAGCCCCTTGCTGGGAGCAAatgagatggcagtatctgaaCACACGTGgacggaagccagctgtgtggttctctgccatttggaagGAGGCCAACCCACTTTCCCCCTCTGGGCAAGTCCCTTGCCAGCACCTGAGCTGGGCTTGTCCGTAGCAGCCCCGACCTTTTGGGGCTGCTCCAATCCACattcaggcctcccccaaaaccccttattgggatcctccatgagtggggaaatggggcacgcaggccacttttccccaaactggatccggcctcCATGCCAAACCAACAATCCAAAGTTGCGACAACAGAAAGCAAACTCCAACATAGGGAGGGTAGGTGGGACAAACGGAAGCCGAGGCAGCCCGGCTTAAGTACCTGGTggtcggacctgagtgaaaactccCAGGTCCGACTCACCTACCGGGGCTACCCCTGCCCGGCCAGGGCCCTATTGGCCCGTTTGGATTTTTGGGCGGGGCCAGGGAGCCCAGAAGATGCCGAAGGAGTGGCCCGGTCTCCACATGTGTTCGGCGCCATTCCACGGCGCCGTGGGGAGAAAGCCGGGGGCCGCCACAGCCTCCCAGCCATGTGTTGGCCCCAGATGCTCCCGCCGCCTGGCTCAGCTTTGCTCCCCGCCCAGGCCACCAAATGGCCCCCCCCAGGTGAGTTGTGGGGGTCCGCACTTCTAAGTGACACATATCTCATGCATCATAACTTCTGTCCCCTGTCTGCACCTTCTGCTAGAGGAAAATGCTTCTGCTAGCAGAATGGATCTGCATATTAGTGTATGTTGCTAATGTAAGGAAAGGGAGAAGACAACACTAAGGCATATAAACCTGAGAGGTTTTGTACCTCTGCTGATGGTAGTGGAAAGAGCGAGGGATGCGGTCTTGTGTATTACAATGTAGAAAACACTGACATCTTCTGTCGTGATTGTAACATTCAAAGGTGCTTACTTACACAATCAGTTTACTCCACACATACCCTGAAACCACTTACCTTCAAGAGCTCTTCTTGTTATATTTAAGGAAGATCTGGATTCATTTTCACGCATTTCATCTGCATCTGTAGTGAATTTTTGTCCAATACGTGTTTTTAAATCGATGCTCGTCCTGCACTGTGCCTTCCGAGAACAGAAGCATGTTATATTTAAAGCTATTTTAGGAGCCCTGCTAAAAGCGGGTAGTATCTATTCTTTGAGTTTATGTGGTTCTTGGCCTTAGTGGAAAATAATTAGTTGGCTGTATTTCCTGCCTCCAAGTTATTCCTTTGTCTCCAGCTTTATCAGCTTGATTTTGTAGGGTGAGTCTGGTTAGACATGTAAGTTTCTGGGCAATTTAttgccttcctcccttccttttgcaGGTTGCCCTATTTTTGCTCTTTACTTGAGGTTCGTTGAACAGGAAGAGTGGCTTTTCTTTCCAGGAAGATCCCGATTTCCTACCCACAGCAGCAGGGCACTT
Above is a genomic segment from Euleptes europaea isolate rEulEur1 chromosome 17, rEulEur1.hap1, whole genome shotgun sequence containing:
- the THBD gene encoding thrombomodulin → MRPLGLLLLLAALAGAGLPPPPAPSSPPPPPSPPSGPAPPSAQCLGSRCFALFWEARSFAGAGAGCAAGGGRLLRAASTVEAEAAAVLRGGRAGGVWLGLRLPEGRCAQARRGPLRGFQWAAGDERSDYEAWAGGGPAEGACGPRCALVGAALRWEERACEAPADGFLCEYTYPDGTCAPLAAAAAARYATPFGARDGDLSALPPGTTARLPGLPLRLVCRARPDGAPPAWAAAAPGAWPCRLAGGGCEGRCREDAQGRPSCTCPEGAALGADGRSCLSPCARLRCQHQCAPHGPRAVCLCHEGYRLGADGRSCRDVDDCLAQPGPCEQRCVNTAGGFLCRCFAGYTLVDGRCTKNEHLCFYSSCQQDCLVENGTLRCACFEGFAPDPGDPRRCLRFCNRSRCPAQCDPHTGDSCYCPDGYIIEEHEDGAKVCTDIDECDEGYCDGDCRNLFGGYECVSGGPGPASQRPDFEGSGDATLFSTQRPLPTSVPPRGGRSPGTLVAIVVSTVLSFVALAAVVYCFLKKLDPPQTKVDYKCQQLETEVVMEPVGPQSTSYKQKM